One window from the genome of Toxotes jaculatrix isolate fToxJac2 chromosome 17, fToxJac2.pri, whole genome shotgun sequence encodes:
- the nkx2.4a gene encoding NK2 homeobox 4a isoform X1, whose amino-acid sequence MSLSPKHTTPFSVTDILSPIEETYKKFSGMDGAGNLTSPLGAYRQPQVSQTGMQQHSMGHNATVATTYHMPHTVSQFSHSAMGGYCNGSIGNMGDLPSYQESMRNSAAATGWYSANPDPRYSTISRFMGPSTGMNMTGMGSLTGMADATKSMPALHAAPRRKRRVLFSQAQVYELERRFKQQKYLSAPEREHLASMIHLTPTQVKIWFQNHRYKMKRQAKDKAAQQLQQQQQQDGNLCQQQAQSPRRVAVPVLVKDGKPCQNGSNTPTPNQQQVQQSQQQSQQQNGAGVVLASSTGSLTQHQSQQQVNALELEEMSPSPPSLHSQLNMAQIDTSAVDYTSNMVSSNLLYGRTW is encoded by the exons ATGTCGTTGAGCCCAAAGCACACAACGCCTTTTTCAGTGACAGATATTTTGAGTCCAATCGAGGAGACCTACAAGAAGTTTAGTGGCATGGACGGCGCAGGAAACCTAACCTCTCCACTGGGAGCCTACCGACAGCCTCAGGTGTCTCAGACCGGCATGCAACAGCACTCCATGGGCCATAACGCCACCGTGGCCACCACTTACCACATGCCGCACACCGTCTCCCAGTTCTCCCACAGCGCAATGGGGGGATACTGCAATGGAAGCATTGGCAACATGGGAGACCTCCCGTCGTACCAGGAAAGCATGCGGAATagtgcagcagcaacagggtGGTACAGCGCCAACCCTGATCCAAGATACTCCACAA ttTCTAGATTCATGGGACCTTCCACAGGTATGAACATGACCGGCATGGGCAGTCTCACAGGAATGGCGGACGCCACCAAATCCATGCCAGCTCTCCACGCTGCGCCCAGGAGGAAACGGCGCGTCCTGTTCTCGCAGGCTCAAGTCTACGAGCTGGAGAGGAGGTTTAAGCAGCAGAAATACCTGTCGGCGCCTGAGAGGGAGCACCTGGCCAGTATGATCCACCTGACTCCGACTCAGGTGAAGATCTGGTTTCAGAATCACCGGTACAAGATGAAGCGCCAGGCCAAGGACAAGGCAGCGCAgcagttgcagcagcagcagcaacaggacgGTAACCTGTGCCAACAGCAGGCGCAGTCCCCGAGGCGAGTAGCCGTGCCAGTTCTGGTGAAGGACGGTAAACCGTGCCAGAACGGCTCCAACACGCCGACGCCGAACCAGCAACAGGTACAACAGAGCCAACAACAAAGCCAACAACAGAACGGAGCAGGAGTCGTGCTCGCATCCTCGACCGGCAGCCTCACCCAGCATCAAagccagcagcaggtgaacgctttggagctggaggagatgtCGCCCAGCCCCCCCTCACTGCACAGCCAGCTCAACATGGCCCAGATAGACACATCTGCTGTAGATTACACCAGTAACATGGTCAGCTCAAACCTCCTCTACGGCAGAACGTGGTAG
- the nkx2.4a gene encoding NK2 homeobox 4a isoform X2, with product MSLSPKHTTPFSVTDILSPIEETYKKFSGMDGAGNLTSPLGAYRQPQVSQTGMQQHSMGHNATVATTYHMPHTVSQFSHSAMGGYCNGSIGNMGDLPSYQESMRNSAAATGWYSANPDPRYSTISRFMGPSTGMNMTGMGSLTGMADATKSMPALHAAPRRKRRVLFSQAQVYELERRFKQQKYLSAPEREHLASMIHLTPTQVKIWFQNHRYKMKRQAKDKAAQQLQQQQQQDGNLCQQQAQSPRRVAVPVLVKDGKPCQNGSNTPTPNQQQHQSQQQVNALELEEMSPSPPSLHSQLNMAQIDTSAVDYTSNMVSSNLLYGRTW from the exons ATGTCGTTGAGCCCAAAGCACACAACGCCTTTTTCAGTGACAGATATTTTGAGTCCAATCGAGGAGACCTACAAGAAGTTTAGTGGCATGGACGGCGCAGGAAACCTAACCTCTCCACTGGGAGCCTACCGACAGCCTCAGGTGTCTCAGACCGGCATGCAACAGCACTCCATGGGCCATAACGCCACCGTGGCCACCACTTACCACATGCCGCACACCGTCTCCCAGTTCTCCCACAGCGCAATGGGGGGATACTGCAATGGAAGCATTGGCAACATGGGAGACCTCCCGTCGTACCAGGAAAGCATGCGGAATagtgcagcagcaacagggtGGTACAGCGCCAACCCTGATCCAAGATACTCCACAA ttTCTAGATTCATGGGACCTTCCACAGGTATGAACATGACCGGCATGGGCAGTCTCACAGGAATGGCGGACGCCACCAAATCCATGCCAGCTCTCCACGCTGCGCCCAGGAGGAAACGGCGCGTCCTGTTCTCGCAGGCTCAAGTCTACGAGCTGGAGAGGAGGTTTAAGCAGCAGAAATACCTGTCGGCGCCTGAGAGGGAGCACCTGGCCAGTATGATCCACCTGACTCCGACTCAGGTGAAGATCTGGTTTCAGAATCACCGGTACAAGATGAAGCGCCAGGCCAAGGACAAGGCAGCGCAgcagttgcagcagcagcagcaacaggacgGTAACCTGTGCCAACAGCAGGCGCAGTCCCCGAGGCGAGTAGCCGTGCCAGTTCTGGTGAAGGACGGTAAACCGTGCCAGAACGGCTCCAACACGCCGACGCCGAACCAGCAACAG CATCAAagccagcagcaggtgaacgctttggagctggaggagatgtCGCCCAGCCCCCCCTCACTGCACAGCCAGCTCAACATGGCCCAGATAGACACATCTGCTGTAGATTACACCAGTAACATGGTCAGCTCAAACCTCCTCTACGGCAGAACGTGGTAG